From Amycolatopsis sp. YIM 10, the proteins below share one genomic window:
- a CDS encoding ABC transporter ATP-binding protein, with the protein MLTLHALDGGYGQAAVVREASTEIGDGEIVALLGRNGMGKTTLLRTIFGLAVRQGGEITLDGHPVPPNRPDLLARWGASLMPEDRGVFGSLTVEENLALAARKSFTPAVDPREVFPLLTDRRRQLAGTLSGGQKQQLGIARALLAGRRVVVVDELTQGLQPSVVRDVVEALGRVAATGVSVLVVDQHPDQTLAWCHRVLVMASGRLVLDAPSAADTRRRCHELLMLR; encoded by the coding sequence ATGCTGACTCTCCACGCGCTGGACGGCGGCTACGGTCAGGCCGCCGTCGTCCGCGAAGCGAGCACCGAAATCGGTGACGGCGAGATCGTCGCGCTCCTCGGCCGCAACGGGATGGGCAAAACAACGCTGCTGCGGACGATCTTCGGCCTGGCCGTCCGCCAGGGCGGCGAGATCACGCTCGACGGCCACCCGGTGCCGCCGAACCGCCCGGACCTCTTGGCGCGGTGGGGCGCTTCGCTCATGCCGGAGGATCGCGGCGTGTTCGGCAGCCTGACCGTCGAGGAGAACCTGGCGCTGGCGGCCAGGAAGTCGTTCACCCCGGCGGTCGACCCGCGCGAGGTCTTCCCACTGCTGACCGACCGCCGCCGCCAGCTCGCGGGCACCCTTTCCGGCGGCCAGAAACAACAGCTCGGCATCGCCAGGGCGCTGCTGGCCGGGCGGCGCGTGGTGGTCGTCGACGAACTCACCCAGGGACTGCAGCCCTCCGTCGTGCGCGACGTGGTGGAGGCGCTGGGACGGGTCGCCGCGACCGGTGTGTCGGTGCTCGTCGTCGACCAGCACCCCGACCAGACCCTGGCCTGGTGCCACCGGGTGCTGGTGATGGCGTCGGGCCGCCTGGTGCTCGACGCCCCCAGTGCCGCCGACACCCGGCGGCGCTGCCACGAACTGCTGATGTTGCGCTGA
- a CDS encoding branched-chain amino acid ABC transporter permease has product MDVLLAILSQFGLYGLLTVGIATVFAALRVVNLAHCDFAMIGAYAAATLIGFPFGWRVVLVLGATIPLLVVIERVLLRRSRADGLGSMLVTWGVGMALRQLAEVSFGATPRSVTAPVDGSVTVFGASGPAYRLVCSLIAVAVIGLVLLAAHRTRWGLTLRAVADNPSMAGLLGTDPNRLRTTAFVAGGLLAVLAGALYSPTLAVSPTMGFSLLVPVFFALLFSRPGSLATAALAALGVSALAVLLRTRLSDVVADALFYVVVFGIAAARSRPSIRRFFSWSRRFAVGSARSPR; this is encoded by the coding sequence GTGGACGTGCTACTGGCGATCTTGAGCCAGTTCGGGCTCTACGGCCTGCTCACCGTCGGGATCGCGACCGTCTTCGCGGCCCTGCGCGTGGTGAACCTGGCGCACTGCGACTTCGCGATGATCGGCGCGTACGCGGCCGCCACCCTCATCGGCTTCCCGTTCGGTTGGCGCGTCGTGCTGGTTCTCGGGGCGACCATCCCGTTGCTGGTGGTCATCGAGCGCGTGCTGCTGCGCCGCTCGCGGGCGGACGGGCTCGGTTCGATGCTGGTGACCTGGGGCGTGGGCATGGCCCTGCGCCAGCTCGCCGAGGTGTCGTTCGGCGCCACGCCGCGCTCGGTCACCGCGCCGGTCGACGGCTCGGTGACCGTGTTCGGCGCCTCGGGCCCGGCGTATCGCCTCGTCTGCTCGCTCATCGCGGTCGCGGTCATCGGCCTGGTTCTGCTCGCCGCGCACCGGACGCGGTGGGGGCTGACGCTGCGTGCCGTCGCGGACAACCCGTCCATGGCCGGGTTGCTCGGCACGGATCCGAACCGGTTGCGCACCACCGCGTTCGTCGCGGGCGGGCTGCTGGCCGTGCTCGCCGGTGCCCTGTACAGCCCGACGCTGGCGGTGAGCCCGACGATGGGCTTCAGCCTGCTCGTGCCGGTCTTCTTCGCGCTGCTGTTCAGCCGTCCCGGCTCGCTCGCCACCGCGGCGCTCGCCGCGCTCGGGGTGTCCGCGCTGGCCGTGCTGCTGCGGACCCGGCTGTCCGACGTCGTCGCGGACGCCCTGTTCTACGTCGTCGTTTTCGGTATCGCCGCGGCGCGCTCGCGCCCCAGCATTCGGAGGTTCTTCTCATGGTCCCGTCGTTTCGCCGTCGGGTCTGCGCGCTCTCCGCGCTGA
- a CDS encoding VOC family protein: MDDHSERWQIGQFAELVGLSIPQLRRYDRLRLLEPGGRESRSGYRYYTQGQTGAARVIALLRSMDMPIADIRRILAGTGEAERRQLFRDHRARLEARLDEVRRLLAAVDTLEREDGMAADGHTDLTGWQHLMPEIPVTDLDRSIDYYQEALGFRFAWRTTDDSLAALASGEIERLLLVHWTGDSPPPAQSFYVYVDDPDALCAEYREAGADIADPVASRPYGMRDFVVRDPDGHRFVLGRGEQRLREVADHYGLTPDTISVDPRWLPRRGG, encoded by the coding sequence GTGGACGATCATTCCGAGCGGTGGCAGATCGGGCAGTTCGCCGAACTGGTCGGCCTGAGCATTCCCCAGCTGCGCCGCTACGACCGGCTGCGGCTGCTCGAACCCGGCGGTCGTGAATCGCGGTCCGGCTACCGCTACTACACACAAGGCCAGACCGGTGCCGCACGGGTCATCGCCCTGCTGCGCTCGATGGACATGCCCATCGCCGACATCCGCCGCATCCTCGCCGGCACCGGCGAAGCCGAACGGCGCCAACTGTTCCGCGACCACCGCGCCCGGCTGGAGGCCCGCCTCGACGAGGTCCGTCGCCTGCTCGCGGCGGTGGACACGCTGGAAAGGGAGGACGGCATGGCTGCTGACGGACACACCGACCTGACCGGCTGGCAGCACCTCATGCCCGAGATCCCGGTCACCGACCTGGACCGTTCGATCGACTACTACCAGGAAGCTCTCGGCTTCCGCTTCGCCTGGCGCACCACCGACGACAGCCTCGCCGCCCTGGCCAGCGGCGAGATCGAAAGATTGCTGCTCGTGCACTGGACCGGCGACAGTCCCCCGCCGGCGCAGTCGTTCTACGTGTACGTCGACGACCCCGACGCCCTGTGCGCGGAATACCGCGAAGCCGGTGCCGACATCGCCGACCCGGTGGCCTCCCGCCCCTATGGCATGCGGGACTTCGTCGTGCGCGACCCCGACGGGCACCGCTTCGTCCTCGGCCGCGGCGAACAGCGGCTGCGCGAGGTCGCCGACCACTACGGACTGACCCCCGACACGATCTCAGTCGACCCGCGGTGGCTCCCCCGCCGCGGCGGCTGA
- a CDS encoding helix-turn-helix domain-containing protein gives MPTERTKGGSLVYGYLDTAAPHRGRAADTVVVSSPGGPYEAEMRPYRFGALNACEITGDQDVHVRPWRRSGVAALLAGVLLGGGARLEQDGRETSAGPGEFLLYTGFRPFRLAIAGPYRYFVFNVAGSPLTLEQNALRRIGADQQFSGSPAARIFAATVAEFAEQAPRLDPATGREMGEHVACLLRTVLRGTARSDAKPGNLYARVLDYIDDHLGDDLAPDSIAAAHHISVRYLHKLFQQQGETVGGHTRRRRLDRIRRALADPGFAHRPLSSIAAQWGITEASHFSKLFRAEFGISPRKFREAALADVRS, from the coding sequence ATGCCGACGGAACGCACGAAGGGTGGATCGCTGGTCTACGGCTACCTGGACACGGCGGCGCCGCATCGCGGGCGAGCCGCGGACACCGTCGTGGTCAGTTCACCGGGCGGGCCGTACGAGGCGGAAATGCGCCCCTACCGCTTCGGCGCGCTGAACGCGTGCGAGATCACCGGCGACCAGGACGTGCACGTCCGGCCCTGGCGTCGATCCGGTGTCGCCGCCCTGCTGGCGGGAGTTCTGCTCGGTGGCGGGGCCCGGCTGGAGCAGGACGGCCGCGAAACCAGCGCCGGTCCGGGGGAGTTCCTGCTCTACACCGGCTTCCGGCCGTTCCGGCTGGCCATCGCCGGGCCGTACCGGTACTTCGTGTTCAACGTCGCGGGCTCGCCGCTCACCCTGGAACAGAACGCCCTCCGCCGGATCGGCGCCGATCAGCAGTTCTCCGGGAGCCCGGCGGCGCGGATCTTCGCCGCGACGGTGGCGGAGTTCGCGGAACAGGCACCGCGCCTGGATCCGGCCACCGGCCGGGAAATGGGCGAGCACGTGGCCTGCCTGCTGCGCACCGTCCTGCGTGGCACAGCGCGGTCCGACGCCAAACCGGGCAACCTGTACGCGCGGGTGCTGGACTACATCGATGATCACCTCGGTGACGACCTCGCGCCCGATTCGATCGCCGCGGCCCACCACATTTCCGTGCGGTACCTGCACAAGCTGTTCCAGCAACAGGGCGAGACAGTCGGCGGCCACACCCGGCGACGGCGCCTGGACCGCATCCGCCGGGCGCTGGCGGACCCCGGCTTCGCTCACCGCCCGTTGTCGAGCATCGCGGCCCAATGGGGAATCACCGAGGCGAGCCACTTCAGCAAGCTGTTCCGCGCCGAATTCGGGATCTCACCAAGGAAGTTCCGCGAAGCCGCACTAGCGGACGTACGTTCCTGA
- a CDS encoding mannonate dehydratase, with amino-acid sequence MDRRSLLRGGAATAGAGVVSMLGAPGSAAAAPAQRPPAEPRMVLGTQRRGATPAMLREFKRHGVARVCGYPVDPPHDQGTGDRGYWLVSEVEREKERIESHGMEMDMVALPFLGSTLIDTEHRPAIMLGKSPERDRDIEDVQKMIAACAKAGVRTIKYNMSILGVISTGEVPGRGGAILRRFRARDLDHTLPDTIAGKVDADTFWERIDYFLERVVPVANEYRVRLACHPQDPGTPPGGYRGVEENVLSVPGGKGLFKFLDLRTSPYHGLNLCCGTLSEMLWEPQREVYPIVRELVATKRVFNIHLRNIKGRRDDFVETWPDDGDIDHTRIINILADEGYDGAVDPDHVPESDADPAQSQAFAQGYGYILGAIAAARHRS; translated from the coding sequence GTGGATCGTAGGTCACTGCTCCGCGGCGGCGCCGCGACAGCCGGCGCGGGCGTGGTGTCGATGCTGGGAGCACCGGGCTCCGCCGCGGCGGCACCCGCCCAGCGGCCACCGGCCGAACCCAGGATGGTGCTGGGCACCCAGCGCCGCGGCGCGACACCCGCCATGCTGCGGGAGTTCAAGCGCCACGGCGTCGCCAGGGTGTGCGGCTATCCGGTGGACCCGCCCCACGACCAGGGCACCGGCGATCGCGGGTACTGGCTGGTCTCCGAGGTCGAGCGGGAAAAGGAACGCATCGAGAGCCATGGCATGGAAATGGACATGGTGGCGTTGCCGTTCCTCGGCTCGACCCTGATCGACACCGAGCACCGCCCGGCGATCATGCTGGGAAAGAGCCCCGAACGGGACCGCGACATCGAGGACGTCCAGAAGATGATCGCGGCCTGCGCCAAGGCCGGTGTCAGGACGATCAAGTACAACATGAGCATTCTGGGCGTCATCAGCACCGGGGAGGTACCCGGCCGCGGCGGCGCGATCCTGCGCCGGTTCCGGGCGCGCGACCTCGACCACACCCTGCCCGACACCATCGCGGGCAAGGTCGACGCGGACACGTTCTGGGAGCGCATCGACTACTTCCTCGAACGCGTGGTCCCGGTGGCGAACGAGTACCGGGTCCGCCTCGCCTGCCACCCGCAGGACCCGGGCACCCCGCCCGGCGGATACCGCGGCGTCGAGGAGAACGTGCTCAGCGTTCCCGGCGGCAAGGGCCTGTTCAAGTTCCTGGACCTGCGTACGAGTCCTTACCACGGCCTGAACCTGTGCTGCGGAACGCTGTCGGAGATGTTGTGGGAGCCCCAGCGGGAGGTCTACCCGATCGTCCGCGAACTGGTCGCCACGAAACGCGTGTTCAACATCCACCTGCGCAACATCAAGGGCAGGCGCGACGACTTCGTCGAAACCTGGCCCGACGACGGCGACATCGACCACACCAGGATCATCAACATCCTGGCCGACGAAGGCTACGACGGCGCGGTCGATCCCGACCACGTCCCCGAAAGCGACGCCGACCCCGCCCAATCCCAAGCCTTCGCCCAGGGATACGGCTACATCCTCGGCGCCATCGCCGCCGCCCGGCACCGTTCCTGA
- a CDS encoding phosphotransferase family protein has translation MRSPTQPTLSRAVVESVLADGLGAVEVVDAAELSGGTFATVWRAALADGREVVVKVGPLPSARLLTYEKGVIPAEAEYCRLVRDRAPDVPVPSVLAASDDWIITTLLPGRPLAGQDAPRARLELGAAVAALHEITGPHFGYTGDRPSGRDWPTAFAAVVAALRADAAAWKVPLPPLDGVIERHHDVLAAVSRPALLHFDLWDGNVLVSPSGGLAGLVDGERYLYGDPLLDLVSPALFRRIEDEPEHPFLRGYRPEPFDAAARTRLSLYRLHLYVLMITEGPSRGIRRTDGRHDYLTGLLNAELALLG, from the coding sequence GTGCGCAGTCCGACCCAACCCACGTTGTCGCGCGCCGTTGTCGAGTCGGTGCTGGCCGACGGCCTCGGCGCGGTCGAAGTTGTCGATGCCGCCGAGTTGAGCGGCGGCACCTTCGCCACCGTCTGGCGGGCAGCGCTCGCCGACGGCCGGGAGGTCGTGGTCAAGGTGGGACCGCTGCCGTCGGCTCGCCTGCTCACCTACGAGAAGGGGGTGATCCCGGCCGAAGCGGAGTATTGCCGCCTGGTGCGTGATCGCGCGCCGGACGTGCCGGTGCCGTCGGTCCTGGCCGCCTCCGACGACTGGATCATCACCACACTGCTGCCGGGCCGCCCGCTCGCCGGCCAGGACGCGCCGCGTGCCCGCCTCGAACTGGGCGCGGCGGTCGCCGCCCTGCACGAGATCACCGGTCCGCACTTCGGCTACACCGGTGACCGGCCGTCCGGGCGGGACTGGCCGACCGCCTTCGCCGCTGTCGTCGCGGCGCTGCGTGCCGACGCCGCGGCGTGGAAAGTGCCGCTGCCGCCGCTGGACGGGGTGATCGAGCGGCATCACGACGTGCTGGCCGCCGTGTCCCGCCCGGCCCTGCTGCACTTCGACCTGTGGGACGGAAACGTGCTGGTGTCCCCGTCGGGCGGGCTGGCCGGTCTGGTCGACGGCGAGCGGTACCTCTACGGGGATCCGCTGCTGGATCTGGTGTCGCCGGCGCTGTTCCGGCGGATCGAGGACGAGCCGGAGCACCCGTTCCTGCGGGGGTACCGTCCGGAACCGTTCGACGCGGCCGCCCGCACCCGGCTGTCGCTCTACCGGCTCCACCTCTACGTCCTGATGATCACCGAGGGCCCGAGCCGGGGCATCCGGCGCACCGATGGCCGCCACGACTACCTGACCGGCCTTCTGAACGCGGAGCTTGCCCTGCTCGGATGA
- a CDS encoding ATP-binding cassette domain-containing protein, with translation MRRIPLLAVLAVALAAAPFGLSAFTLAILTLGLAYGLFAYGLDLAWGRARMLSVGHAAFFGLGAYAVALGQEHGWPLALTLPTALAASAVIALLIAGIGLASAVPDAPLILLTLGAGLLLQKAATSFTSVTGGSNGLSVSDSGVVTGYYRTLVVAAAVVALCTWSLRSRFGARLVAAARNPERAEQTGIGTVRVRTMAFVASATVSTTAGALYAPVAGLVSPLVFGLGLSTSVLVWLAVGGRESVLGPFLAAVVLTAGNQLLGSSWQSWYILALAAAFILVVRLLPGGVAGTIRAWLRRGRPAVTLPKVRPRPWPTTAAEGPVLVLHGISKSFGPVRVLDGVDLTVAPGRCVCLIGPNGAGKSTLLAIVTGQLAGDAGTLRLFGRDASASPVHARARLGVGRMFQIPSVVAELSPADNIRLARLGAPAEVELPAPYQDLAVDEKTVAGTLALADRRRLELAIVLSGAPRLVLLDEPAAGLGPDDARQLVHALRDVIARTGCAMLIVEHDMEIVRELADDVAVLHQGRVIAHGSMDEVVADSTVRQAYLGAG, from the coding sequence ATGCGGAGGATCCCGCTCCTGGCGGTGCTCGCCGTCGCCCTGGCGGCCGCGCCGTTCGGGCTCAGCGCGTTCACCCTGGCCATCCTCACCCTCGGCCTGGCCTACGGGCTTTTCGCGTACGGGCTCGATCTCGCCTGGGGCCGCGCCAGGATGCTCAGCGTCGGTCACGCCGCGTTCTTCGGACTCGGTGCCTACGCGGTCGCGCTCGGCCAGGAGCACGGGTGGCCGCTCGCGCTGACCCTGCCGACGGCGCTGGCCGCGTCGGCGGTGATCGCGCTGCTCATCGCGGGCATCGGGCTGGCGTCGGCCGTTCCCGACGCGCCACTGATCCTGCTCACCCTGGGCGCGGGGCTGCTGCTGCAGAAGGCGGCGACCAGCTTCACGTCCGTGACCGGCGGGTCCAACGGGCTGTCGGTGTCCGACTCGGGCGTGGTCACCGGCTACTACCGGACGCTGGTCGTCGCGGCCGCCGTGGTCGCGTTGTGCACCTGGTCGCTGCGGAGCCGGTTCGGTGCCCGGCTGGTCGCCGCGGCCCGCAATCCCGAGCGGGCGGAGCAGACCGGCATCGGCACCGTTCGCGTGCGGACGATGGCCTTCGTGGCGAGCGCGACCGTGTCGACCACCGCGGGAGCGCTGTACGCGCCGGTCGCCGGGCTCGTCTCCCCGCTGGTCTTCGGGCTGGGGTTGTCGACGAGCGTGCTGGTGTGGCTCGCCGTCGGTGGCCGGGAGTCGGTGCTGGGCCCGTTCCTCGCCGCGGTGGTGCTCACGGCGGGCAACCAACTGCTGGGCAGTTCCTGGCAGAGCTGGTACATCCTGGCCCTGGCGGCCGCGTTCATCCTCGTCGTCCGGCTGCTGCCCGGTGGGGTGGCCGGCACGATCCGTGCGTGGCTGCGGCGTGGCAGACCCGCCGTCACGCTTCCGAAGGTCCGGCCCCGGCCGTGGCCGACGACGGCCGCCGAAGGGCCTGTCCTTGTCCTGCACGGGATTTCGAAGTCGTTCGGCCCCGTGCGGGTACTCGACGGCGTGGACCTCACCGTCGCACCGGGCCGGTGCGTCTGCCTGATCGGGCCCAACGGTGCGGGCAAGAGCACCTTGCTGGCCATCGTCACCGGACAGCTCGCCGGCGACGCCGGAACACTGCGCCTGTTCGGCCGGGACGCGTCGGCGTCACCCGTGCACGCCCGCGCCCGCCTCGGTGTCGGGCGGATGTTCCAGATCCCCAGTGTCGTCGCCGAGTTGTCCCCGGCGGACAACATCCGGCTGGCGCGGCTCGGTGCCCCCGCCGAGGTCGAACTACCCGCGCCGTACCAGGATCTCGCCGTCGACGAGAAGACCGTCGCGGGTACGCTCGCCCTCGCCGACCGGCGCCGCCTGGAACTCGCGATCGTGCTCTCCGGCGCGCCCCGCCTGGTGCTGCTCGACGAACCGGCGGCCGGGCTCGGCCCCGACGACGCCAGGCAGCTCGTGCACGCGCTGCGTGACGTCATCGCTCGCACCGGCTGCGCGATGCTGATCGTCGAACACGACATGGAGATCGTCCGCGAACTCGCCGACGACGTCGCCGTCCTGCACCAGGGACGGGTCATCGCCCACGGCTCGATGGACGAGGTCGTCGCCGACTCCACCGTGCGCCAGGCCTACCTGGGGGCGGGCTGA
- a CDS encoding amidase, translating to MDPFDSAAGLAAAVHRRELSPVEIVDTYLDRIDRHDGEVNAFVWRDDDDVRAQAKAAEQAIVDGEELGPFHGIPIPIKELTQVDGQPATFGSLGVTDMPRAGNDPVVPRLLNAGFLLQGRTNSPEMGLLTTTENERFGSTRNPWRLAHSPGGSSGGAAAAVAAGFAPVAHASDGGGSIRVPSSCCGLVGLKPSRGRIPQRVAAWEHATVEGAVTRYVRDAAALLDVLSVPDRLAWYQAPAPRRPFLDEVGAAQGQLRVGLLTTSPTGTPVDPECVEAAEKTGRLLESLGHHVRPVDLEFLSEEGWTAYTQTVLDASLSAFPFDHPELVGSQLRYRMERAKTRDSGTYVRASLRLQEESRRVVAQWGREFDVLLTPTLACLPPLAGTVLREAVDNPGGRRLTETQMISFTSFCNITGLPAISLPVHTSAGGLPVGAQLVAGPWDEAVLIRLASALEPLSGWTDRRASLS from the coding sequence ATGGACCCCTTCGACTCCGCCGCCGGCCTCGCCGCCGCCGTCCACCGCCGGGAACTGAGCCCGGTCGAGATCGTCGACACCTACCTGGACCGGATCGACCGCCACGACGGTGAGGTCAACGCCTTCGTGTGGCGCGACGACGATGACGTGCGGGCCCAGGCCAAGGCCGCGGAACAGGCGATCGTCGACGGCGAGGAACTCGGGCCGTTCCACGGCATCCCGATCCCGATCAAGGAGCTGACCCAGGTCGACGGGCAGCCGGCCACCTTCGGCTCGCTGGGTGTCACGGACATGCCCCGCGCCGGGAACGACCCCGTGGTGCCCCGGTTGCTGAACGCGGGTTTTCTCTTGCAGGGACGGACGAACTCGCCCGAGATGGGACTGCTGACGACCACCGAGAACGAGCGGTTCGGCAGCACCCGCAACCCCTGGCGGCTCGCCCACTCCCCTGGCGGGTCGAGCGGTGGCGCGGCGGCCGCGGTGGCCGCCGGGTTCGCGCCGGTCGCGCACGCCTCCGATGGCGGCGGCTCGATCCGGGTGCCCTCGTCGTGCTGCGGGCTCGTCGGGCTCAAGCCGAGCCGCGGCCGGATCCCGCAGCGGGTCGCCGCCTGGGAACACGCGACCGTGGAAGGCGCCGTCACCCGGTACGTGCGCGACGCCGCGGCGCTGCTCGACGTGCTGTCCGTGCCGGATCGACTGGCCTGGTACCAGGCGCCCGCGCCGCGGCGGCCATTCCTCGACGAGGTCGGGGCAGCCCAGGGACAGCTGCGCGTCGGCCTGCTCACCACCTCGCCCACGGGGACGCCGGTCGACCCGGAATGCGTTGAGGCGGCCGAGAAAACCGGGCGGTTGCTGGAATCGCTCGGACACCACGTCCGCCCCGTCGATCTCGAGTTCCTCAGCGAGGAAGGCTGGACCGCCTACACGCAGACAGTGCTGGACGCATCACTGAGCGCCTTCCCGTTCGACCACCCCGAGCTGGTGGGATCGCAGCTGCGGTACCGGATGGAGCGCGCGAAGACCCGTGATTCGGGCACGTATGTGCGGGCTTCGCTGCGGTTGCAGGAAGAGTCGCGCCGGGTGGTCGCCCAGTGGGGCCGCGAGTTCGACGTCCTGCTGACGCCGACGCTGGCCTGCCTGCCGCCGCTCGCCGGGACCGTGCTGCGGGAGGCCGTCGACAATCCCGGCGGTCGGCGGCTGACCGAGACGCAGATGATCTCGTTCACCTCGTTCTGCAACATCACCGGCCTCCCGGCCATCTCCCTGCCGGTCCACACCTCGGCCGGCGGCCTGCCGGTCGGTGCCCAGCTCGTGGCCGGGCCGTGGGACGAAGCCGTGCTCATCCGGCTCGCCTCGGCGCTGGAGCCGCTGTCCGGCTGGACGGACCGCCGCGCGAGCTTGTCCTGA
- a CDS encoding ABC transporter substrate-binding protein, with product MVPSFRRRVCALSALILFSATGCAGAAISGSGDADTGGPLKIGVIVPLTGPVGQSGTALRQGFELGVAKVNDAGGIGGKQVEFVVADDAGDPANSTQLARRLIQQDKVSVLFGTITGDTADAVTKVSDDHRIPFFTAILGDPERCSAYQWRFGESTRQLLTPMLPWLLQQHGARVAIVGSDYNYPHLYAGLAKELTQAGGGTVVAEEYSPLGQTDWQPVITRLKAANPDVLLSMVVGADAIAFSQQAQQFGLLTPELGFEGAPLDADYHPALSALTTGRRHAVRWADGMPDPASRRFVADYRAKYQWNQPIPEVAGNAYFGIQFVLAAAAKAGSDPVAINREVGSLRFDSPLGAGTHFAPENHILQADMSAVTISPDGYPVTAKFGPVADTVPREGC from the coding sequence ATGGTCCCGTCGTTTCGCCGTCGGGTCTGCGCGCTCTCCGCGCTGATCCTGTTCTCCGCCACCGGTTGCGCCGGCGCGGCGATCTCCGGTTCCGGCGACGCCGACACCGGCGGTCCGCTGAAGATCGGGGTCATCGTGCCGCTCACGGGTCCGGTCGGGCAGTCCGGCACCGCATTGCGGCAGGGGTTCGAACTCGGCGTCGCGAAGGTCAACGACGCCGGCGGGATCGGCGGCAAGCAGGTCGAGTTCGTCGTCGCCGACGACGCCGGCGACCCGGCGAACTCCACCCAGCTCGCGCGCAGGCTCATCCAGCAGGACAAGGTGTCGGTGCTGTTCGGGACGATCACCGGGGACACCGCCGACGCCGTGACGAAGGTTTCCGACGACCACAGGATCCCCTTCTTCACCGCGATCCTCGGCGACCCCGAGCGGTGCTCGGCCTACCAATGGAGATTCGGCGAGTCCACCCGCCAGCTGCTCACCCCGATGCTGCCCTGGCTGCTCCAGCAGCACGGCGCGCGGGTCGCCATCGTGGGTTCGGACTACAACTACCCGCATCTCTACGCCGGGCTGGCCAAGGAGCTGACGCAGGCCGGCGGCGGAACCGTCGTGGCCGAGGAGTACAGCCCGCTGGGCCAGACCGACTGGCAGCCGGTCATCACCCGGCTGAAGGCCGCGAATCCGGACGTCCTGCTCTCGATGGTCGTCGGCGCCGACGCGATCGCGTTCAGCCAGCAGGCCCAGCAGTTCGGCCTGCTCACCCCGGAACTGGGCTTCGAGGGCGCACCACTGGACGCCGACTACCACCCCGCGCTCAGCGCGCTCACCACCGGCAGGCGCCACGCCGTTCGCTGGGCCGACGGCATGCCGGATCCCGCGAGCCGGCGGTTCGTCGCCGACTACCGGGCGAAGTACCAGTGGAACCAGCCCATTCCCGAGGTCGCGGGCAACGCCTACTTCGGCATCCAGTTCGTGCTCGCCGCGGCGGCGAAGGCGGGCAGCGATCCGGTCGCCATCAACCGGGAGGTCGGTTCCCTCCGGTTCGACTCACCGCTGGGCGCCGGTACGCATTTCGCGCCCGAGAACCACATTCTCCAGGCGGACATGTCCGCTGTGACGATCTCGCCGGACGGCTACCCGGTGACCGCGAAGTTCGGGCCGGTCGCCGACACGGTGCCGCGGGAAGGCTGCTGA